The Leptospiraceae bacterium genome includes the window GGATGCACTCTAACAAGGAAATCTTATGCTCTTTTCCCCCTCCAATATTGTACGTCCCCGGTATTTGCTTGTTAAAAAAATTAAAATAGCTTTCAGCCCCATCTCTTGCATACAAAATATCTCTCGCTTGCTTTCCTGTTCCAAAAATTCTTAGTGGCAAGCCAAATACAGACCGAATAGCAAAATTTGCAACCCAACCGTGATCTTCACCACCAAATTGTCTCTCGCCATAAATTCCTGTAAATCGAAAAGTGGCAGCAACCACTCCATACATATCTCTATACGTTTGAACATAATGCTCGGCACTCATTTTAGACGCGTGTAGAGGGGATATTTTCCCTACCATTACACTTTGAGATTCCGGTATTTCAATCGGAGTTCTTTCGTAAGAAGTTTCGGATTCTTTCAGTGTGTCATTAATAGAATTTCCATATACATGTATCGAGCTTGTGTTGACTACTGGAATCTTTCTTTTTCTGGCTACTTCAAGAACATTGAATGTACCGAGGACGTTAGTTGTAAAGTCAAGCTCCGGATCTTCCCAAGAAATGGTCATGGCAGGTTGAGCGGCAGTATGGATAATATAATCGCAACCCTCAGTCCTGTCCAAAAGATGCTCAAGGTTTCGTATATCTCCCTTTACCATAATAGCGCCTTTGGATTTTAGATAATTCCAATTATAATCTCTGGTAGCATCCGTTCCATAACCAGTTCTTTTCAGTTCATATTTGGTCATGCTATCATAGCTTACAACTTCCCAGCCTTTTTCTAAAAAGAATTCACAAACATGCGATCCCAAAAATCCACATCCACCGGTTACTAATACTCTCATTTTCTTTCCTCTATATTTTTAAATCTTGATATTTTTTTCTTAAAATAATCTTAAACGCAGAATATGCATCGCTTAACGCATTAAAAAATCCGTAATTCTCTTTTTCTACAGGTCGAAAATATGAGATTGGGATTTCTATGCACCTCATGTGAGCACGAATAATCTCAATCATCATTTCTACCGTAAACAAACGTCCTTCTACTTCAAGAGAAGGGCGAATTTTATTGTAGGAATCTTTCCATATTGCCATATATTTGCAATCTATATCCGTAAACCTCGGCTCTTGATCCCACCAGAATATTTCAACCATCTTTCCCATAAATAGATTCACTAACCTAACCAAGGGCTTTAAGTTTGATCCTTGCTCAATCATCTGCCTTGTAGTTCTTGTACCTATTACCATGTCGCAGTCTTTCATGTATTCCAAAAGTTTCGGATAATCCTTAGACCGAAATGCACCATCAGAAGAAGTCAATACAAGAATATCGCCTGTCGCACGATCTAATCCTTGACGAACTTGAATTCCTTGATAGTCTTTTTTCTTGCCATAAAAATAATGCTCTATCCGAACTTTATCTTTTTTAGCGATTTCAATTGTTCCATCTTTTGAGTCAGCGTCAACGACGACAATCTCGTGGACTTTTCCCTTGAAGTCAAAAAGTACATCGGATATGGATTTTTCATCGTTTTCCGTGGGCACAACAAGTGAAATTTTGTAGTTTTCAAACAAATCGTTTCGTATTTCATATACCGCATAGTGAAAGTCCTGCATTGAATTAATATTAAAATAATTGCAATTTATCGTAGTAGCGTAAATTTTACCGGTTTCTTTAGCCATCCGGTCGATTACGTCTGTAATTTCTACAACTCCTGATTTATAAGAAGGGGGAGTCTTTTTAAAGAAATGGAAATATTCAGGAGAAAAGAAATACGTTCCAAGCCCCAATAACTCATTGGGTGGATCCACAGGCTTCTCTACTAAATTCCGAATCCTGTCCCCCTCCAACTCTACAGAATAATTTTTCCTGATTCTGGATAGTACAGATGTTTTTAATACACCGATTGTCCCGTAAAGTCCCGGATATTTTTGAATTGTTCTGAGCAAGACCTCATGATTTGTCTTGTAATAAAATTCATCTCCAAGAATCAAAAAAAAAGGCTCTTGAATTTTTTCTTCCAGACTCGCTACGTCACTCGCTAACCCTTTTGTAGTCCAAGGAACAGTTTCTAAAGATACCTTTACGCCTTGCAGACGAATTCTATCTACCTCTGAAATTACCTGCTCCTGCAAATGCCCGACGATGATATAAATTTTCTCAACTTTTAGTTTTTTTGTAAGTAAGTCAATATTGTGGTGCAGAATCGTTTTTCTTTCTACTTGAAAAAGCGGCTTAGGGATAAAAGTAGTTTTAGGGTATGCCCTAGTTCCCTTTCCGGCGGCTGCAATCACCCCGATTCTAACTTTTTTTGCCATCAACAAAATAAGGATTCACGGCTTAGTTTTGTGTCAATTCCTTATTTTTTAGGAATACTAACTAAAAT containing:
- a CDS encoding NAD-dependent epimerase/dehydratase family protein, which gives rise to MRVLVTGGCGFLGSHVCEFFLEKGWEVVSYDSMTKYELKRTGYGTDATRDYNWNYLKSKGAIMVKGDIRNLEHLLDRTEGCDYIIHTAAQPAMTISWEDPELDFTTNVLGTFNVLEVARKRKIPVVNTSSIHVYGNSINDTLKESETSYERTPIEIPESQSVMVGKISPLHASKMSAEHYVQTYRDMYGVVAATFRFTGIYGERQFGGEDHGWVANFAIRSVFGLPLRIFGTGKQARDILYARDGAESYFNFFNKQIPGTYNIGGGKEHKISLLECIHLIGEITGKKQEILFEAERPGDMRYFVCDINEARKFGFQPKVKPREGVTNLLKWVEQNKQVFEMKK
- a CDS encoding glycosyltransferase; this translates as MIAAAGKGTRAYPKTTFIPKPLFQVERKTILHHNIDLLTKKLKVEKIYIIVGHLQEQVISEVDRIRLQGVKVSLETVPWTTKGLASDVASLEEKIQEPFFLILGDEFYYKTNHEVLLRTIQKYPGLYGTIGVLKTSVLSRIRKNYSVELEGDRIRNLVEKPVDPPNELLGLGTYFFSPEYFHFFKKTPPSYKSGVVEITDVIDRMAKETGKIYATTINCNYFNINSMQDFHYAVYEIRNDLFENYKISLVVPTENDEKSISDVLFDFKGKVHEIVVVDADSKDGTIEIAKKDKVRIEHYFYGKKKDYQGIQVRQGLDRATGDILVLTSSDGAFRSKDYPKLLEYMKDCDMVIGTRTTRQMIEQGSNLKPLVRLVNLFMGKMVEIFWWDQEPRFTDIDCKYMAIWKDSYNKIRPSLEVEGRLFTVEMMIEIIRAHMRCIEIPISYFRPVEKENYGFFNALSDAYSAFKIILRKKYQDLKI